One Pseudoliparis swirei isolate HS2019 ecotype Mariana Trench chromosome 4, NWPU_hadal_v1, whole genome shotgun sequence genomic window carries:
- the wdhd1 gene encoding WD repeat and HMG-box DNA-binding protein 1 isoform X2, with protein MPCERKPMRYGHSEGHTEVCYDESGKFLVTCGNDGDVRIWEGLDDDDPKFITVGEKVYSMALKNGKLVTASSNNTVQIHTFPDGEPDGILTRFTTNATHVAFNASGSRVAAGSSDFMVKVVEVADSSRQKTLRGHDAPVLSVTFDPKDDFLASASCDGSVVVWSIEDQAPLVRWPLLQKSNDVGNAASLCRLAWQPAAGKLLAVPVETKVHLYERESWNLVSTLTDDLLTQPLNVVVWSPCGGFLAGGAVGGALTVWDVSSELCVERQKHEKGFTVCGLAWSPSGRQLAYTDTEGCLGLLEGLGCSSSSSSSSEKKPTKDFDNLFDDDDDDRPMDDGLSTGRSPDKKPDEDDNDDDDFLVPSTGRARNRGAILDDENSLDATSVELSRDEYGGAAVPAAAPPLRPAYEGPLPTAPQKAFQPGSTPAHLTHRFMVWNSVGIVRGYNDEEDNAVDVEFHDTAVHHAMHLTNSLGYTMADLSQEAVLLACRGTDELASKLQCLHFSSWDTNKEWMVDLPPGEDVRALCLGRRWAAVATSKLMLRLFSIGGVQREVFSLPGNVVAMATHGEQLLIVYHRAPGFDGDQALGVQLLQVCAGGKQLVHGEPLPLSPQTHLTWLGFSAEGTPCYVDSDGVVRMLNRSLGNTWTPVCNTRETCKSRSDHYWVVGVHENPQQLRCVPCKGSRYPPTLPRPAVAILPFKLPLCQTSTEKGLMEEQYWRSVLFHNHFSFLSSSGYEVDEDGQTRSQKEQQELLMKMFALSCKLDREFRCVELAELMTQSVVTLAVRYAARSRRMALAQRLSELALEKANQIMGEESEEEEPESSAGRRPSGYEVPGRRHSNRCHQEEEEGEEPVEELREEEEEEEEEGGEESSKRSAGVNPFAQETGSPGTLTPVVKVGRANPFKVLGSGASSSPRATSILDNMASGRKSSPLAAAGGKPNRGPVLKPLAPRPRTKTQSTLLTMTSTKKKTTTTREVSQPEAPPLATPLAPPPASPADDAENKRPKTGFQLWLEENRKSITADRPDLEETEVIKEAMGRFRALAAEERLSWTERAKGQTGDDLKKRKRGGGGVGDETGPAEADENSAKKKKSLDPSAKLSAFAFKS; from the exons ATGCCCTGCGAGAGGAAGCCGATGCGCTACGGGCACTCGGAGGGACACACCGAGGTCTGCTACGACGAGTCCGGGAA GTTCCTGGTGACCTGCGGCAACGATGGAGACGTCCGTATCTGGGAGGGTCTGGACGACGACGACCCCAAGTTCATCACTGTGGGGGAGAAGGTCTACTCGATGGCCCTCAAG AACGGCAAGCTGGTGACGGCGAGCTCCAACAACACGGTGCAGATCCACACGTTCCCCGACGGCGAGCCGGACGGCATCCTGACCCGGTTCACCACCAACGCCACGCACGTCGCCTTCAACGCCAGCGGCTCCAGGGTCGCTGCGGGCTCCAG tgacttcatggtgaaggtggtggaggtggccgACAGCAGCCGGCAGAAAACGCTCCGTGGCCACGATGCGCCGGTCCtcagtgtgacctttgaccccaaagaTGACTTTCTG GCGTCCGCCAGCTGCGACGGCTCGGTGGTGGTCTGGAGCATCGAGGATCAG GCGCCGCTGGTCCGCTGGCCGCTGCTGCAGAAGAGCAACGACGTCGGCAACGCCGCCAGCCTGTGTCGCCTGGCCTGGCAGCCGGCGGCAGGGAAG ttGTTAGCGGTTCCCGTGGAGACGAAGGTGCACCTGTACGAGCGAGAGTCCTGGAACCTCGTGAGCACGCTGACCGACGACCTGCTGACACAG CCCCTGAACGTGGTGGTCTGGTCTCCGTGTGGCGGGTTCCTGGCGGGCGGCGCTGTGGGCGGCGCCCTGACGGTTTGGGACGTGAGCAGCGAGCTCTGCGTGGAAAG GCAGAAGCACGAGAAGGGCTTCACGGTGTGCGGCCTGGCCTGGAGCCCGTCGGGCCGCCAGCTGGCCTACACCGACACGGAGGGCTGCCTGGGGCTGCTGGAGGGCCtgggctgctcctcctcctcctcctcttcctcg GAGAAGAAACCGACGAAAGACTTCGACAACCTGTTCGACGACGATGACGACGACCGCCCGATGGACGACGGGCTGAGCACCGGACGCTCGCCGGATAAGAAACCCGACGAAGACGACAACGACGACGACGACTTCCTCGTGCCCTCGACGGGGCGGGCGAGGAACCGAGGCGCGATCCTGGACGACGAGAACTCTCTGG ATGCCACGTCGGTGGAGCTCAGTCGGGACGAGTACGGCGGCGCGGCGGTGCCGGCCGCCGCTCCGCCCCTTCGCCCCGCCTACGAGGGGCCCCTGCCGACGGCGCCCCAGAAGGCCTTCCAGCCGGGCTCCACCCCGGCTCACCTCACGCACCGCTTCATG GTGTGGAACTCGGTGGGAATCGTCCGCGGCTACAACGACGAGGAGGACAACGCCGTGGACGTGGAGTTCCACGACACGGCCGTGCACCACGCCATGCACCTCACCAACTCGCTGGGTTACACCATGGCGGATCTTTCCCAGGAGGCCGTGCTGCTGGCCTGCCGAGGCACGGACGAGCTCGCCAG caagCTGCAGTGCCTCCACTTCTCCTCCTGGGACACCAACAAGGAGTGGATGGTGGACCTGCCGCCGGGCGAGGACGTGCGGGCGCTGTGTCTCGGGCGGCGCTGGGCGGCGGTCGCCACCAGCAAGCTGATGCTCCGCCTCTTCTCCATCGGAGGAGTCCAGAGGGAAGTGTTCAGCCTGCCGGGCAACGTGGTCGCCATGGCGACGCACGGAGAGCAGCTGCTCATCGTCTACCACCGGg cTCCGGGCTTCGATGGGGACCAGGCTCTGGGcgtccagctgctgcaggtgtgtgCGGGGGGGAAGCAGCTGGTCCACGGGGAGCCGCTGCCTCTGTCTCCTCAGACCCACCTCACCTGGCTCGGGTTCTCCGCCGAGG GGACCCCGTGCTACGTGGACTCGGACGGCGTGGTCCGGATGCTGAACCGTTCCCTCGGCAACACGTGGACGCCGGTGTGCAACACCAGAGAGACCTGCAAGAGCAGGTCCGACCACTACTGGGTGGTCGGGGTCCACGAGAACCCGCAGCAGCTCCG gtGTGTGCCCTGTAAGGGCTCCAGGTACCCGCCCACGCTGCCCAGGCCCGCGGTGGCCATCTTGCCCTTCAAGCTGCCGCTGTGCCAGACCTCCACGGAGAAGGGCCTGATGGAG gagcagtACTGGCGTTCAGTCCTCTTCCACAACCACTTCAGCTTCCTGTCCTCCAGCGGCTACGAGGTGGACGAGGACGGACAGACTCGTTCCCAGAAGGAGCAGCAAGAGCTCCTCATGAAGATGTTCGCC CTGTCCTGTAAGCTGGACAGAGAGTTCCGCTGCGTGGAGCTGGCGGAGCTCATGACCCAGAGCGTGGTGACGCTCGCCGTCCGCTACGCGGCGCGCTCCCGCCGCATGGCGCTCGCCCAGCGGCTCAGCGAGCTCGCCCTGGAGAAGGCCAATCAGATcatgggggaggagtcagaggaggaggagccagagtccTCCGCCGGAAGACGGccctctgg GTACGAGGTCCCGGGGCGGCGTCATAGCAACAGATgtcatcaggaggaggaggagggggaggagccagtaGAAGAGctcagggaggaggaagaggaggaggaggaggaggggggggaagaatCCAGTAAACGTTCTGCAGGTGTGAATCCGTTTGCTCAAGAAACCGGTTCACCTGGGACTCTGACGCctg TTGTTAAAGTCGGACGTGCGAATCCCTTCAAG GTCCTCGGCTCGGGGGCGTCTTCGTCGCCTCGAGCGACCAGCATCCTGGACAACATGGCGTCCGGCAGGAAGTCGTCTCCGCTCGCCGCCGCGGGGGGAAAGCCCAACAGAGGGCCCGTCCTCAAGCCACTGGCCCCCCGGCCCAGAACCAAG aCTCAGTCCACTCTGCTGACGATGACGAgcacgaagaagaagacgacgacgaCTCGGGAGGTCAGTCAgccagaagccccgcccctagcCACGCCTCTAGCCCCGCCTCCAGCCTCTCCCGCCGACGACGCAGAAAATAAAAG GCCCAAAACGGGCTTCCAGCTCTGGCTGGAGGAGAACAGGAAGAGCATCACGGCCGACCGGCCGGacctggaggagacggaggtcaTCAAGGAGGCCATGGGGCGCTTCAGGGCGCTGGCGGCGGAGGAGCGCCTG TCGTGGACGGAGAGAGCAAAAGGTCAAACTGGAGACGatctgaagaagaggaagagaggaggaggaggagtaggagatgAGACTGGACCGGCGGAGGCAGATGAAAATAgtgccaagaagaagaagtccctGGATCCCTCCGCCAAGCTTTCAGCGTTCGCCTTTAAAAGCTAA
- the wdhd1 gene encoding WD repeat and HMG-box DNA-binding protein 1 isoform X1: MPCERKPMRYGHSEGHTEVCYDESGKFLVTCGNDGDVRIWEGLDDDDPKFITVGEKVYSMALKNGKLVTASSNNTVQIHTFPDGEPDGILTRFTTNATHVAFNASGSRVAAGSSDFMVKVVEVADSSRQKTLRGHDAPVLSVTFDPKDDFLASASCDGSVVVWSIEDQAPLVRWPLLQKSNDVGNAASLCRLAWQPAAGKLLAVPVETKVHLYERESWNLVSTLTDDLLTQPLNVVVWSPCGGFLAGGAVGGALTVWDVSSELCVERQKHEKGFTVCGLAWSPSGRQLAYTDTEGCLGLLEGLGCSSSSSSSSQEKKPTKDFDNLFDDDDDDRPMDDGLSTGRSPDKKPDEDDNDDDDFLVPSTGRARNRGAILDDENSLDATSVELSRDEYGGAAVPAAAPPLRPAYEGPLPTAPQKAFQPGSTPAHLTHRFMVWNSVGIVRGYNDEEDNAVDVEFHDTAVHHAMHLTNSLGYTMADLSQEAVLLACRGTDELASKLQCLHFSSWDTNKEWMVDLPPGEDVRALCLGRRWAAVATSKLMLRLFSIGGVQREVFSLPGNVVAMATHGEQLLIVYHRAPGFDGDQALGVQLLQVCAGGKQLVHGEPLPLSPQTHLTWLGFSAEGTPCYVDSDGVVRMLNRSLGNTWTPVCNTRETCKSRSDHYWVVGVHENPQQLRCVPCKGSRYPPTLPRPAVAILPFKLPLCQTSTEKGLMEEQYWRSVLFHNHFSFLSSSGYEVDEDGQTRSQKEQQELLMKMFALSCKLDREFRCVELAELMTQSVVTLAVRYAARSRRMALAQRLSELALEKANQIMGEESEEEEPESSAGRRPSGYEVPGRRHSNRCHQEEEEGEEPVEELREEEEEEEEEGGEESSKRSAGVNPFAQETGSPGTLTPVVKVGRANPFKVLGSGASSSPRATSILDNMASGRKSSPLAAAGGKPNRGPVLKPLAPRPRTKTQSTLLTMTSTKKKTTTTREVSQPEAPPLATPLAPPPASPADDAENKRPKTGFQLWLEENRKSITADRPDLEETEVIKEAMGRFRALAAEERLSWTERAKGQTGDDLKKRKRGGGGVGDETGPAEADENSAKKKKSLDPSAKLSAFAFKS; this comes from the exons ATGCCCTGCGAGAGGAAGCCGATGCGCTACGGGCACTCGGAGGGACACACCGAGGTCTGCTACGACGAGTCCGGGAA GTTCCTGGTGACCTGCGGCAACGATGGAGACGTCCGTATCTGGGAGGGTCTGGACGACGACGACCCCAAGTTCATCACTGTGGGGGAGAAGGTCTACTCGATGGCCCTCAAG AACGGCAAGCTGGTGACGGCGAGCTCCAACAACACGGTGCAGATCCACACGTTCCCCGACGGCGAGCCGGACGGCATCCTGACCCGGTTCACCACCAACGCCACGCACGTCGCCTTCAACGCCAGCGGCTCCAGGGTCGCTGCGGGCTCCAG tgacttcatggtgaaggtggtggaggtggccgACAGCAGCCGGCAGAAAACGCTCCGTGGCCACGATGCGCCGGTCCtcagtgtgacctttgaccccaaagaTGACTTTCTG GCGTCCGCCAGCTGCGACGGCTCGGTGGTGGTCTGGAGCATCGAGGATCAG GCGCCGCTGGTCCGCTGGCCGCTGCTGCAGAAGAGCAACGACGTCGGCAACGCCGCCAGCCTGTGTCGCCTGGCCTGGCAGCCGGCGGCAGGGAAG ttGTTAGCGGTTCCCGTGGAGACGAAGGTGCACCTGTACGAGCGAGAGTCCTGGAACCTCGTGAGCACGCTGACCGACGACCTGCTGACACAG CCCCTGAACGTGGTGGTCTGGTCTCCGTGTGGCGGGTTCCTGGCGGGCGGCGCTGTGGGCGGCGCCCTGACGGTTTGGGACGTGAGCAGCGAGCTCTGCGTGGAAAG GCAGAAGCACGAGAAGGGCTTCACGGTGTGCGGCCTGGCCTGGAGCCCGTCGGGCCGCCAGCTGGCCTACACCGACACGGAGGGCTGCCTGGGGCTGCTGGAGGGCCtgggctgctcctcctcctcctcctcttcctcg CAGGAGAAGAAACCGACGAAAGACTTCGACAACCTGTTCGACGACGATGACGACGACCGCCCGATGGACGACGGGCTGAGCACCGGACGCTCGCCGGATAAGAAACCCGACGAAGACGACAACGACGACGACGACTTCCTCGTGCCCTCGACGGGGCGGGCGAGGAACCGAGGCGCGATCCTGGACGACGAGAACTCTCTGG ATGCCACGTCGGTGGAGCTCAGTCGGGACGAGTACGGCGGCGCGGCGGTGCCGGCCGCCGCTCCGCCCCTTCGCCCCGCCTACGAGGGGCCCCTGCCGACGGCGCCCCAGAAGGCCTTCCAGCCGGGCTCCACCCCGGCTCACCTCACGCACCGCTTCATG GTGTGGAACTCGGTGGGAATCGTCCGCGGCTACAACGACGAGGAGGACAACGCCGTGGACGTGGAGTTCCACGACACGGCCGTGCACCACGCCATGCACCTCACCAACTCGCTGGGTTACACCATGGCGGATCTTTCCCAGGAGGCCGTGCTGCTGGCCTGCCGAGGCACGGACGAGCTCGCCAG caagCTGCAGTGCCTCCACTTCTCCTCCTGGGACACCAACAAGGAGTGGATGGTGGACCTGCCGCCGGGCGAGGACGTGCGGGCGCTGTGTCTCGGGCGGCGCTGGGCGGCGGTCGCCACCAGCAAGCTGATGCTCCGCCTCTTCTCCATCGGAGGAGTCCAGAGGGAAGTGTTCAGCCTGCCGGGCAACGTGGTCGCCATGGCGACGCACGGAGAGCAGCTGCTCATCGTCTACCACCGGg cTCCGGGCTTCGATGGGGACCAGGCTCTGGGcgtccagctgctgcaggtgtgtgCGGGGGGGAAGCAGCTGGTCCACGGGGAGCCGCTGCCTCTGTCTCCTCAGACCCACCTCACCTGGCTCGGGTTCTCCGCCGAGG GGACCCCGTGCTACGTGGACTCGGACGGCGTGGTCCGGATGCTGAACCGTTCCCTCGGCAACACGTGGACGCCGGTGTGCAACACCAGAGAGACCTGCAAGAGCAGGTCCGACCACTACTGGGTGGTCGGGGTCCACGAGAACCCGCAGCAGCTCCG gtGTGTGCCCTGTAAGGGCTCCAGGTACCCGCCCACGCTGCCCAGGCCCGCGGTGGCCATCTTGCCCTTCAAGCTGCCGCTGTGCCAGACCTCCACGGAGAAGGGCCTGATGGAG gagcagtACTGGCGTTCAGTCCTCTTCCACAACCACTTCAGCTTCCTGTCCTCCAGCGGCTACGAGGTGGACGAGGACGGACAGACTCGTTCCCAGAAGGAGCAGCAAGAGCTCCTCATGAAGATGTTCGCC CTGTCCTGTAAGCTGGACAGAGAGTTCCGCTGCGTGGAGCTGGCGGAGCTCATGACCCAGAGCGTGGTGACGCTCGCCGTCCGCTACGCGGCGCGCTCCCGCCGCATGGCGCTCGCCCAGCGGCTCAGCGAGCTCGCCCTGGAGAAGGCCAATCAGATcatgggggaggagtcagaggaggaggagccagagtccTCCGCCGGAAGACGGccctctgg GTACGAGGTCCCGGGGCGGCGTCATAGCAACAGATgtcatcaggaggaggaggagggggaggagccagtaGAAGAGctcagggaggaggaagaggaggaggaggaggaggggggggaagaatCCAGTAAACGTTCTGCAGGTGTGAATCCGTTTGCTCAAGAAACCGGTTCACCTGGGACTCTGACGCctg TTGTTAAAGTCGGACGTGCGAATCCCTTCAAG GTCCTCGGCTCGGGGGCGTCTTCGTCGCCTCGAGCGACCAGCATCCTGGACAACATGGCGTCCGGCAGGAAGTCGTCTCCGCTCGCCGCCGCGGGGGGAAAGCCCAACAGAGGGCCCGTCCTCAAGCCACTGGCCCCCCGGCCCAGAACCAAG aCTCAGTCCACTCTGCTGACGATGACGAgcacgaagaagaagacgacgacgaCTCGGGAGGTCAGTCAgccagaagccccgcccctagcCACGCCTCTAGCCCCGCCTCCAGCCTCTCCCGCCGACGACGCAGAAAATAAAAG GCCCAAAACGGGCTTCCAGCTCTGGCTGGAGGAGAACAGGAAGAGCATCACGGCCGACCGGCCGGacctggaggagacggaggtcaTCAAGGAGGCCATGGGGCGCTTCAGGGCGCTGGCGGCGGAGGAGCGCCTG TCGTGGACGGAGAGAGCAAAAGGTCAAACTGGAGACGatctgaagaagaggaagagaggaggaggaggagtaggagatgAGACTGGACCGGCGGAGGCAGATGAAAATAgtgccaagaagaagaagtccctGGATCCCTCCGCCAAGCTTTCAGCGTTCGCCTTTAAAAGCTAA
- the socs4 gene encoding suppressor of cytokine signaling 4 has translation MSEKTPRGADTRPKSGLRSWSADSCVWRGKKRSRSARNGSSPGGPEAPAQEEPGVRSTSCPRRRRDRKCSCGALDDNALTSADIEVVCRKALSRRSLRQKFQDAVGQCFPLRSHHHQHRQHRPPGSSRPFSVLFWSKRKIHVSELLQDNCPFSPKSELARCWHLVKNHATHSGALKHMEAPLRPDASPSSTSPPQTPLSWEDVCCSPGPGGTSLEDWDPSGPRGGAAEGSCGHTDYILVPDLLQINNSSCYWGVLNRFEAEELLEGKPEGTFLLRDSAQDEFLFSVSFRRYSRSLHARIEQNDRRFSFDVRDPCMYRDPSVTGLLRHYSDPASCLFFEPLLSRPLPRSFPFTLQHLCRTVICSRATYRGIGDLPLPPQLRDFLQQYHIKCNGACTL, from the coding sequence ATGTCGGAGAAGACGCCGCGCGGCGCCGACACGCGGCCCAAATCCGGCCTCCGCAGCTGGAGCGCAGACAGCTGCGTGTGGCGGGGGAAGAAACGCTCGCGCAGCGCTCGCAACGGGTCGAGTCCCGGGGGGCCGGAGGCGCCGGCGCAGGAGGAGCCGGGCGtgcgctccacttcctgtccgagGCGGCgccgggacaggaagtgcagctgCGGCGCTCTCGACGACAACGCGTTGACGTCCGCGGACATCGAGGTGGTGTGTCGGAAGGCCTTGTCCCGGCGCTCCCTGCGGCAGAAGTTCCAGGACGCGGTGGGCCAGTGTTTCCCGCTGcgctcccaccaccaccagcaccgccAGCACCGCCCGCCGGGCTCCTCGCGGCCCTTCTCGGTGCTCTTCTGGTCCAAGCGCAAGATCCACGTCTCCGAGCTCCTGCAGGACAACTGCCCCTTCTCGCCCAAATCGGAACTGGCCCGATGTTGGCACCTCGTAAAGAATCACGCCACGCACAGCGGCGCCCTCAAACACATGGAGGCTCCCCTCAGGCCCGACGCctcgccctcctccacctccccgccGCAGACCCCTCTCTCCTGGGAGGACGTCTGCTGCTCCCCCGGGCCCGGAGGCACCAGCCTGGAGGACTGGGACCCCTCTGGTCCTCGCGGCGGAGCGGCCGAGGGCAGCTGCGGCCACACCGACTACATCCTGGTCCCGGACCTGCTCCAGATCAACAACAGCTCCTGTTACTGGGGCGTGTTGAACCGCTTCGAggcggaggagctgctggagggcAAACCGGAGGGCACCTTCCTGCTCCGAGACTCGGCCCAAGACGAGTTCCTCTTCTCGGTCAGCTTCCGCCGCTACAGCCGCTCGCTGCACGCGCGCATCGAGCAGAACGACCGGCGCTTCAGCTTCGACGTGCGCGACCCGTGCATGTACCGGGACCCCAGCGTGACGGGCCTGCTGAGGCACTACAGCGACCCGGCCAGCTGCCTCTTCTTCGAGCCGCTGCTGTCGCGGCCGCTGCCGAGGTCCTTCCCCTTCACCCTGCAGCACCTGTGCAGGACCGTGATCTGCAGCCGCGCCACCTACCGGGGCATCGGCGACCTGCCGCTGCCCCCGCAGCTCAGGGACTTCCTCCAGCAGTACCACATCAAGTGTAACGGCGCCTGCACCTTGTGA